From the Chaetodon auriga isolate fChaAug3 chromosome 17, fChaAug3.hap1, whole genome shotgun sequence genome, the window CTTCTGACTGCCTCTGGGGGGTTCGTGTCCTTCACGGCTCCTGCCCCTGAGGGAGGACTCTGTGAAAGAGTCACACTCCCTCTATATGACAGGATTCTTCGACCTTACATGAACCCGGGACCGTGAATGGCTTCACGATACAAACAGGGCTGTTGACACCTTTAGGTGGATGATACGATGTTCTCTAAATTTACTGGACTTGTTTATTCGTGGATCTAAAGGCAGCGCGAAGAAAAGACTCCTCTGATTAACTTGATTCCTGGAAGACAAAGAACGAGCTCAAGGACCGGGGCTGACCTGGATGTTGAGTTGAGTGCTTGTGGCTCACGGTGGACTTGAATTTtattggtgtttttcttttatgagtgtgtgatgtgttgttgtttgatgTAGATACATGTTCAGTATGTGTGAGCGCCGACAGTAAAGGAGAGTTTTTAAATAAACCTCCTTCTATATGTCCTGTGTTTGCCTGCGTCTTGTCGTCCTCTGCACACTACCCCCCTTCTTATCTCATCTATCCCATAATCCTTTGTCTATTTTGTTTATTCTCTGGTTTCCCACACGTTATCATCTCCAGGGAACTTTTTAGAagttcctcctcctttcccagAAAAGTCATTAGCCGTTCATTGATGCCAAAGAGTCATTGGTAcgtgaaattaaaaaatgaggAATCATAATATCCAAACAATGACTGGGTGCCACTTTCTAACATGGGATCTTTTGTAAAGGGTTTCTAAattgtaatatttttttattttattaatggTTAAGTAATAATCTTATTGTGTTGTAGACCTGTTTActaattttcattattatttttatttatttacagtaatTTGGATGTTTATACTGTTGGTTGGACAGAGTGAAAGTTTCACTTCAGCCTCTGAGCAGCTGTCATTATCAGAATTTCTACAATCCATCGATTGAAAGGGAAgctaatcagcagattaatccatcaTGATAATAGTTGCAGTCCTCAACGAaatagttcaaaatgagctccacctcaactacagcagtaaaatcctgcttttacatcaacgcatgagtaataataatctaatgattGAACATATAACAGTAGACCACTTTGATACTTTGAGTACATTTACTTGATTATACGATTACATTTTCAATGAGCACTTCTACTTGTAATATTTACAGTGTGGTctgcatacatgtgtgtttatgatatATTGTGTTCATCAGTGCTTCAGTTCATGTCCACAGGAACAAGACAGAGCCCACTGAAGAAGCGCTCGTAGATATTTCACTTGCAAACGTATCTGATCCTCTTATACTCGGCAGCTCAGGCAACTCCACGACCTACAATACAGGATGAACTCGTGAAGAGTTGCATAAGAGGAGCTGACCTGTCCCCACGTGAGGGAGGCTTACACACTGCAGCGAACCCTCCCAGGTGTGTGTCACTCCCTCTCATCTCATCACGACCTCATATTTCCTTTTCAATTCCGTCTGATTCATGAAGCTTTATCTGTCCGTTCAGGTGATGGACGTACAgttgaaggcagagaggagtcacagaaacaaaaacatggtgTTAACTTCaccacagagacagcacagcagcagtaaataTAACAAAGATTTCAGGCAGGTTTATGAGCGGCACAGAGTCTCAGAGTGTTTAAGAAAGGACATTTAATCTAACATTTGTGCGCTAATGTTCCTATAAATCAATATGAACCTGTAATTTTACCTCCCGCTGCTTGACATGTATATTTCCAGGCTTCTGGGGGACTGTTGTATATCTTCTTTGAAGTCATTACTGCTTTATTGGGCTGCACGCATTCTGCACCACTCGCAGTTTTATGTAGCTGAGAGCGTTTATGAGACTGTCATTCTTTAGCAGGTGAAGTGCTACTTtgtgcagagatggagacatTTTACCTATCAGACAATGAGTACTACTGCTGCCAGtgcactactactactactactactactactactactactactgctgctgctgctgctgctgctgctgccagtcctactactactactactactattacagTGGGGGAAtttaactaagtacatttacattttcaggttgattgagtatttccattttctgcaaCTTCATACTTGAATTCGACTACATGTtggagggaaatattgtactgtTCACTCCATCTGTTTGATaactttagttacttttcagataaataagaaaaacatagCATTTAATTTAGATAATATTAAGATAAGAGAGCATTGATCTTGGTGAAATACACAAGCTACCAGgcaaaatatgattaaaaaaaaaaagagttccacctttaccagctgcaattaaagcatgaacacatgaatgtttTAATAATTATAATGCAATAATATAATGCAAAATACTTTGcaatgggccattctgcacaatgagtactaCCAGTAACACTGCATTGTGGTAGTGTTGGTTTCCAGTTCTATTATTCATCACCTTCACCATCATCTTATTTTGAAGTTTATATCTGAAGTTGGAAATCAGCTGTTGGGGAAACATTATGACCACAGGGTCCATTTACTTTGATCGTATCACATGATCGTCATCAGCAGATGAGAGGAAGTCGTTAAAAAAAAGCGAGTGAACATTTACggagctgatgaagatcatgtgatgtgattgAGAGCTGTGGAAGAGCTGGTGAATGAACCTCGCGTGAGATGAGACTGTGTCCTCAAcatctcttgttttcttttaagtCTCATCTAGTTTAAAACTAAATGACTCAATTCATAACAACTTTATCTTATTCTATTCTAATATTAATTAGCTAATAATCAATAgttgtattgttattattattattattaatgtcaTTTACGAATTGCATTTTATTCGGTCTGATATTTGGGTATAGGTTAAATTTGGGTTAAAGTTAAGCTAAGGCtccagaaaataaatgtttgtctAAGTAATCTCCCCAAAAGTAATGAAAACTTAacatgcgcgcgcgcgcgcgcgcgcgcgtgtgtgtgtgtgtgtgtgtgtggctgcagctgagccCCGGTAAGGCGGAGTCTGAGTCGCGGGGAGGCGGTGTGAGGAGCCGCTCTGTGCGCTCACTGGCTGCTCCGCCTTTCGTGAGTGAGAGCCCGTTTAGAGGTGTCCGACTGCCGGGACCGATCACCGGTCAGTAGGCGAGGAAAGCTCAGAGAGCGGACTCACAGCTGCACCGGAGTCCAGGAACAGAACCGAGAAGTCTGAGGAGACTTTACGCTCGGGTCTGAGGGATGGAATGCATTGAAAGGACTCAGACACTGTGAAAGTTTGCATTTCGGATATGGAGACACAAACGAAAAGACAGTTAATCTCAGTAAAGTCAAGCATCCTTCTCGCCTGGGTCTGAGGTGCAGCGGAGGATGACACCTGCACCGCGCCTGGCGAGGACCGACGCGCTGTTCCACACTTGGCATCTTTGAAGAGTATGTCAAAGCTTCTGCAAGAGTCACTTTCTGCCTCTGATTGTGCAGACTGATCACCAACCTGCTCGCTGCCGTGTCAAATTTTCGGCTGTGGCTGCAGAAACAGCGCATTTGTTGCGCTCCTTTATGTCTTTGCACCATCGCGGACTGCGGCAACAAACAGACTCGCACCCGGACATCTCGTCCACACAGGTGAGCAtcagagcagctcagtgaaGATTCAGTTTTAagatcagtgtgtttttatggtgtCACAGTTGTTATGATTGTAAACTAAAATAAGGATGTTTGAAATGGAAACTATTGTCTGTTTTCACAGAAGGGAATAATGTGTTAACCTGTGCTCTGTGCGCACCAGTCACCATCTTGGCTCCTGCATTTAATCATTAAGATAAAGATAAGAGTCCTTTTAATAGTTTTGAATCCAGGAATCTTCACAGGTTTCAGAGAATAGAGCTCATAGATTACATCAGGCTGAAGATTAACCCCTTGAAATCCATTTTAACTCATTTATTTCCCCTTACAGATTGGAACACAGTGTCCACTCCGCCTGACAGCACTGCACATATATTCTTTGTACATGTTCCACCTCTTCATTGTGGCTGTATGGCGCCCgcagagtgaaatattcaacacaaaacagcatgttttcatgGCTGCAGATGTAGATGTCTTTAAATCAATATTCAGCCTGGTATATTTGGAAACTTTGATCTCTTTCTCCACTAGAATTTCAAGTTAATTGGGTTCATACTCATGTTCGGCTTCACAGAACCAGATGGGAAGCAGAGAGGTTAATTTCAGCAAGGTGCACTTTACAGTATGTGGTCCACATTTAACTGGGGTTAGGtgttatgtttttatatttacagtaaaattgtCTAAATCCTCTCTTCCTGTGTATTTTACTGTTGCAGGTAATGCCATTTAAACCACATCCAGCTCACCTTGACATGTCTGCACGGCTCGTCTCTTCATGCTGTTTCCCTGTTGAGAGTTCCCATCTGCTGGATGttaagaaataaaagagagCTTTGCCTCAAACGCGTCCCCTCTCTGTAACAGCAGTAAGGCAGTATAATCTCTGGAGCACTGACTCACCATGGGCACTGTACTATCACTGTCTCCCGGCTCTCGGAAATCAGGCTACTATGACAACCGGCCGGGCTCACTCAGCCACTACCCGAGCCTCAGCAGCCGCTCTCTTAACAGCCAGAAAGACCGCGGGCTGAAGAGGGGTCAGTCCATCTTCCTCCCGGCGCTCACATGGAAGCGACTGGTAGCCTCTACGAAGAAGAAAGGCAACTCCAAGAAAGGCTCCGGCGGTCCCGTGGCCCTCGGGGACCCtctcaataacaacaacagcatcaacatCTATCAAAAAGACACCGTGTTGCATCTCAACCGTGAGAATGTGAAGAAATCGCTGTCATGTGCCAACCTGTCCAGCTATGAGGGCCCAGCAGGACTGGGTCTGGGGCTCGGCTATGGCCTGGGGTTGGGCCAGGGGCACGGATGTGGCTACAGCAAGTCCCAACAGCTTTCCTCTGTGAAGAAAGTTCCCCAAGGGACAGTGACTTCGTCCCCAAAGCGTGTCATTGTCCAGGCATCCACCAGCGAGCTCCTGCGCTGCCTCGGGGAGTTCCTGTGCTGCCGCTGCTATCGCCTGAAGCATCTGTCCCCGGCCGACCCGGTGCTCTGGCTGCGGGCCGTGGACCgctcgctgctgctgcagggctggCAGGACCAGGCCTTCGTCACGCCGGCCAATGTGGTCTTCGTCTACATGCTCTGCCGAGACGTCGTGGACGGCGACCTGGTGGCGTCGGAGCACGAGCTGCAGGCCATCCTGCTCACCTGCCTCTACCTGTCCTACTCCTACATGGGCAATGAGATCTCATACCCGCTCAAGCCCTTCCTGGTTGAGGCGGGTAAGGAGGCCTTCTGGGACCGTTGCCTCGCCATCATCGATGCTACCAGCTCCAAGATGCTGCGCATCAACGCAGACCCGCACTTTTTCACACAAGTATTTGCTGAACTCAAGAGTGAAGGCGGGTGTGGCCCCCAGGACTATAGTCGGGTGCTGGATCGGTGAGAGGAAGTTTGAGCACCCATTCTTGCTGACCGCATGCCTTTTTGTACACTCATGCACACGTATACTTTACTACACGTTTGTCTCAAACAGACTCCTCTCCCCGTTTCTTATTCTGCTGCCCTGCAGGACCACTGAAGGCCTATCTTGACAGAGTTACGTAGACATATTTAATCATTCCACCTGTGTTTGTTGCCATCGTCACGTTCCATCCACAGATAGAAATCAGGAATTTTTCCCTGCAGCATTTTCTCTGATAATTGGCTAACAGAGGCCCatggttgtgtttgttttcctggaATATCCACCTGAGTTTACTTGAACTGAAGAACCATTTGGTGCACCCGTCCCATCTGACCCCATGTGTCGTCCCAGCTGTCCCTCTGGACCCAGCATCCTCACCCTCCTATTTGAATGTGATCAGTGTGCACAGGAGGAGAAGACGCCATCATTACTCACAAAACGCCATCAAGGATTTTTCAGTGGTTAGACTCTAAATGTCCGAGCGGAGTCACAGAAGAATGAACCGTGGCACAGACAATGTAATCCACCTAGGCAGTGTTATATTTTCCAGGACAATACAAGGAGACATCTTGACATCCGCTGCTGGCTAAGCCCCGTGTGCCAGCAGTGAAAAGTGACTCAGACTGATGGGAACAGCTGAGAGGTCCAAGTAAGGTCCTGCTGGTCCTGCTGTGCGCTGTGTAATCACTAAAGCAAAACGAACAGGCAGTGTTTTGTGGAGCCTTTTGAGGGTCGTCTGGCCTGAGGGGACAGTTGCTATTTCTTCTCTTTACCCACTCAAACCTGCCACTGGactccttctctttttccattttatctCATCTCAGGAGAGTTTTATGTTGGAGGCAGAATGTGGACTTAGTATCGGCACGgtttgtgtgagtgcgtgcaCGGCTATGTGTGTGTAGGCATTGTGCAGTGGACGGCAGCCAGGGTCATCAGCTGTTTACTCCATCCTTTGTTCCCTGCGTCTTGTTGACGGGGCACCCACAGCCGTGGTATTAATGAGATTAGCAGATTACTGCAGCCCCTCCCCTCCTGCAACCTCTGCCCCCTTCTTGTCCTCTCGGCAGCCCTGCGTAGCTTCAGTGACTAATCCGGGCCAGGCTGGACCGTGCTGGACTCTAAACACACACGctcgtgcacaaacacacacacatttaaatacgGCGTCGTGTGCGCTTTATTCTCCTCGGTGCATGAATAAAACGCTGTGTGACGCACGTGTGCAGCTCAGGGTCCAGTGCTGAGGCAGTAAAGCTCTGTGAGAGATATCCCGGCAGGAATGGCACATGAATGCTGATGTGGTTGAAggagtttgttgttgttgcctctgAATTTGTCCCACTTTCCTATCAGTCACTTGTCATCATCTGCCATTGATCAGTGAAGTTTAGGGTTCATCTTCAGTGCTGATAGCTGGTAGTCGAAAGCACAAATTAGCTGCTAATTATGCAACAGAGTGGcgttaaaaaacaataaatgattcagttacattaaaaacaaaaataatgaaccCTGCCTGTATCACAAGGACAGCGGTGTTTGGCTCATGACCCTTCCTtccttttattttaacattttttaggGTCTGCAAAGAGCAAAGATTAGaggaaatatttgttttttttttctgcttttgcacTCTGTTCATCATCTTGTGACAGGCAGGTTGGGAGCCACTGGTTTCCATGAGGATGTTGTTGGTTCAAGATGTGTTGCCCACAGTAGCATGTGGCAAAGCCTTAATCTTATTGTGTTCAGGCATCAGGAGGCTTTGGTGCTCCACTTCTCTCACCCATGAGGCAATCGCTCTTGCATGTAGCTTTGACACCACAGTATATATTCACTGCCAAGGTCATACAATGAGCAAGCATCCCTGTAAGATCTGACCTTTACATATACGTGCAAACAGGAACGTGCACACATATCTTGAGAGGCTTTTGCTgtaactggaaaaaaagaaccCTAACCACGCTGCCTGCACGTTAGCCACCCAGCTAGCTGGCTGAGATTGGTTCATGTGATAGCATAATAGAAAGCAATATGTGCAACGTGATGCAAATGTGACAAGCTGTTCATTGTTTGGAAGCACATGGAGATTTTTACTCTCGGGGCATCTCACTGGTTATACCACTCAGCATTAATCATTCCCACAACTTCAAAAGTCTCACCCGGAGTGATATTCAGTATCACATGACAGGGCAGCCCAATCTCCGCAGGCATGCATCTAAAAGTAATAAGAGCTTGGACGCTATGGTGATTTAATTTGGTCCAACTTCCACATTTACAGGCTGCTCATGTTTATGCAGCCACAATagcaaaaacaaagtgcagctcAGCCAAAAAGGGCAAATGGGCTGCTGCTTGGGCAACTTTAACCCGGCCTTGTGTACATCCTtgtgtgcaaacaaacacactctggtTCACATCCCCTCCTTGGGTAATCCAGTCCTAATCCTCCCACCCAATCAAATAGAGAGATGGAGCGAGGGATGAAAACAAGGGGACATAAGTAAATGGTTCAGAATCCGATGAGATTCGGTGTCACACTTCTCGTACAGTTTTGGCCCTTGGCTCAGCCTTCAAATCCTGCTCTAACAAACCGGAGGCCCCTGAGAGCCACAGCCCAGCCCTGCTGCCTATTCCAGCTCACCCGGGCTTATTGAAGTCAAGCCTGCCTCCCTGCTCGCCTGAGGGATCTCGCATGAGCTCACACCAGTCAACCAGAGAGGAGTGACGGCAGTGATTCACGCTCAGAGAGTAGAGACACCGCCGTctctttttctggagctttgaCTGGCAGCCATTTTGGGCTCGTTGGTGCAGCTCGCTCTCTCTGGCCTGGCCCCGGCTCTGACAAGGACACTTGTGTCTTgactcaccccccccccccgtccctccctcttccccccACCAACCCaatttccacacacactcagctgttgTTCCCTGCCTGTTTCATTAGATTTGACACCCCACACCCGCCAGCCATTGTCAGGACGAGGAAGGGCAGAATAGGACTGTTTGTTGGCATCACgttggctgtgtttgtgtgtgaatgtgggtcAAAGTTAAGGGTAACATCTGCTTCCACCATCCGCCTCCTGTAGACGTGGACGTTAATAAAATCAGAAGATACAGTCCAGCGTGTTCTTATTAACCTGACAACTACAATAAAGAACAATCTGCAGCAGGTTTCCTTCAGCGGCACGTTGTAACTCTTCGTTTATTGAAAGCTCTTGCTCATATTTGGTTCGTTGTTCCCGCTCGCTGACggctcagacacagaggaacCATGCTCATTTAAGCCCAATTGAGCTTTAACTCAATTTGTCGAATGTGACGTGTGTTGGTCTTGATAAAAAAATCAACTGTCCCCTCTTTCAGTACCTCTGTCAAATCAGCCGCCGAGCTGGATCGCGTCGCTGTTCATCCAATCGTTTCGCCAAGTGGAGCAACTTCCAAGCCAATTAACTCAcatctcagctgcagctctaatTCTGTTCATCCAATCAAACCCCTCGGCACGAGTCCCGAGCTCTTTGACTGAcggcaaacaaacacatgacgCTCGTGACATCTCTGTGGATAATGTAGGACTCTTTTCACTTGGAAAGTGATTGACTCCAGATATTTAAACAAGATTAAATAGGACATTTAGTGTAAACTGGAACCTTTCTCTGTGGATGGGACCTTCATCTGGGACTCAGATGGGCCTTAGACTGGCTCTGTTTTGgagactttttttgtttgtgtgaacaaTGTGATAAAAGATTTAACAGATAAGTCCGGTGTTATTCTATATTCTTCTTATTGTCATCAAGTACCATGCATTAGACCATATTTTAGTATTTTCAGACTTTCCTAAATTCCCATTTGTTTATACTAAAGATACAGATCTTTACAAACATATCAAAATACTTTCCTAAAAAAAAAGCTGGGCACTGTCGTTTTTAGCAAATgtgactcaaacaggagtaaaaaatgcatttgttggggactattttgTCTATATTCATTCTAGTGAAGGAAAGTGGAtttaaacagcacagaggaataagacaCATCAGGCTGTGGACACATTGATAATCAATCAGTTATTGATTTCTtttgctgacaataagaaaCGTATCGTATATCACGAGACTTTTCCCTTAAGTCGCCACAGCTCTATGAGTTGTGTTAAGTTATTTCagtatgctgctgctgctgctgctgctgctgctgttgctgtaggTGGGTGTGAGATTTCAATGGCACACCTTAGACTGATGATGTAAATATGTGGGTGTGTAACAAAGAGCAGTTaagtatgaaaaaaatgaacaaaaagaaaTAGTGTTGCTGTGTAGTAGCATGCATGCCAGCCGGGTAGTTTAGagatgtttcttttctttttttttacctctgctTTTGATTTTTATATGTGACGTTTTAAATGAAAGATTATTTCTTTGGTAACTTAAAACTGGAGTGTTCCTTCATAGGAAACATGATGTCAACAGTATTAAAGTCTCTTACGACTGCAGATGTAACTATCATCATTATGGGTTCTGTTCACGTTTAGAAACAATAGAGacacaaataaataatcaaCTCTCATTCTTCTCAAGCCTGAAATAGCGAAGCATGTGAACTCATATGAGCTATGACAGAATTATAACTTAACATTCTTAATTTAAACTCGTATAACGGTCTCACACCGGACTTCATTCGTCGGTTTGCTAATTTAGCTGTGGTCATGATGTGCCATATACTGCAACAAGAATCTCCCCGCCCCCCCAGACTCACACAGACTACAGTATGCATATAGAAATGATCGAGTTAGTGGCTATCAATAGCTTTCCTCATCAATGCACCAGCTGGTGACACAAAGGCAGCCGTTGTACGTGTGGCGTTTGTCGCAGGCAGCTCCAGCTCCGCCTGCGTCCTCCCTGATTGTAGCTTTGCCGCTGATGCTTCAGCTTTTCTTCGCGAAAAGCTCTCAGATTTCACAACTTCACATTCATCACAACGCCTCGTCCGTGTTGTGTCAACACTGGACAGATGTTGGTACAGAGATAAATATATAACTGTCTAGtgtccatctccatctcctcctccacctcctcctcctcttccacccgGGTCCCCCTGAGTTTCCATAGTTACCTTCCTCAGCCATCATTGTAACTGTCACCAAAATGAAGCAGCACATCACCTCGAGTGACTTTCGTAAAGCCACTAAAAAGCGTGTGCGTAGCTAAGAGTAAAAACACTGTCGATGGGGAAAacttgaagaaaaacaaatgtgactgtttcatttgtcatgttttttttgtttgtttgttttcctttttcatgatgatgatgtttactATGTTGATTAT encodes:
- the LOC143335187 gene encoding cyclin-dependent kinase 5 activator 1, translating into MGTVLSLSPGSRKSGYYDNRPGSLSHYPSLSSRSLNSQKDRGLKRGQSIFLPALTWKRLVASTKKKGNSKKGSGGPVALGDPLNNNNSINIYQKDTVLHLNRENVKKSLSCANLSSYEGPAGLGLGLGYGLGLGQGHGCGYSKSQQLSSVKKVPQGTVTSSPKRVIVQASTSELLRCLGEFLCCRCYRLKHLSPADPVLWLRAVDRSLLLQGWQDQAFVTPANVVFVYMLCRDVVDGDLVASEHELQAILLTCLYLSYSYMGNEISYPLKPFLVEAGKEAFWDRCLAIIDATSSKMLRINADPHFFTQVFAELKSEGGCGPQDYSRVLDR